The following proteins come from a genomic window of Longimicrobiales bacterium:
- a CDS encoding RidA family protein, which produces MKVTRVLTTVLFGSVALAGAGALWMMQVPDGGPVGRAEAQQQQDIEFIDNGRLLSGAVRVGRTLYLSGQLGLGGERGITPETRAAMENIKTLLEANGATMDDVVKCTVFLADFAEWGAMNEVYLGYFQKHRPARSAIAVNGMAANARVEIECIAVVGARNAD; this is translated from the coding sequence ATGAAGGTCACACGCGTGCTCACCACGGTCCTTTTCGGCAGTGTCGCCCTCGCCGGCGCCGGTGCCCTGTGGATGATGCAGGTACCGGACGGCGGCCCTGTCGGCAGGGCTGAAGCGCAGCAGCAGCAGGACATCGAGTTCATCGACAACGGCCGACTCCTGTCCGGCGCCGTCCGTGTCGGCCGCACGCTCTATCTGTCGGGTCAGCTCGGCCTGGGCGGTGAGCGGGGCATCACGCCCGAGACGCGCGCCGCGATGGAGAACATCAAGACGCTGCTCGAGGCAAACGGCGCCACCATGGACGATGTCGTCAAGTGCACCGTATTCCTGGCCGACTTCGCGGAATGGGGCGCGATGAATGAAGTATATCTCGGCTACTTCCAGAAGCATCGCCCCGCCCGGAGCGCCATCGCCGTGAACGGCATGGCCGCCAACGCGCGCGTGGAGATCGAGTGCATCGCAGTGGTGGGAGCGCGTAACGCTGACTGA
- a CDS encoding HupE/UreJ family protein, producing the protein MSRQSTFTLTVAAALLLGLPARPSAHEIPPTVTVHAFVKPDGGRLRLLVRVPLEAMRDIDVPLRGAGYLDLAAVEPLLAEAATLWIAGYVRVLEDGRPLERGAVARTRISLPSDPSFSSYDAALALMAAPAVDTATALPWQQAMLDVLIEYPIASPRAEFAIEPALAHLGVRTTTVLRFIPPDGAERVYTFTGNPGVVRLDPRWHHAAAHFTRLGFSHIFAGLDHLLFLLCLVIPFRRWRPLLVVVTSFTVAHSITLIASAAGLAPGALWFPPLIEMLIALSIVWMALENIVGANLERRWLFAFGFGLVHGFGFSFMLRDALQFAGSHLAAALLAFNVGVELGQIAVLAIAVPALTLLFRHVVAERVGTIVLSALVAHSGWHWMTDRGNELRQYQLSWPAPNAALAATAVRALMLILIAGAALWAIAGLAARLRQAPREGSESWRNPAARETVQ; encoded by the coding sequence ATGTCACGACAATCGACGTTCACACTGACGGTGGCCGCGGCGCTGCTGCTGGGGCTGCCGGCACGGCCATCCGCCCACGAGATCCCACCAACGGTAACGGTGCACGCATTCGTGAAGCCGGACGGCGGGCGGCTGCGGCTGCTGGTCCGCGTGCCGCTGGAGGCCATGCGCGACATCGATGTACCGCTGCGCGGGGCCGGTTACCTCGATCTCGCCGCAGTCGAGCCGCTGCTCGCGGAAGCTGCGACACTGTGGATCGCCGGCTACGTCAGGGTGCTGGAGGATGGCAGGCCGCTCGAACGCGGTGCAGTCGCGCGCACGCGGATCTCACTGCCGTCCGATCCCTCGTTCTCGAGCTATGACGCGGCATTGGCACTGATGGCGGCGCCGGCCGTGGACACCGCCACGGCGCTGCCGTGGCAGCAGGCCATGCTCGACGTGCTCATCGAGTATCCGATCGCATCGCCGCGCGCAGAATTCGCGATCGAGCCGGCGCTCGCGCATCTCGGCGTCCGAACGACCACGGTATTGCGGTTCATCCCACCCGACGGTGCGGAGCGCGTCTACACGTTTACCGGCAATCCGGGGGTGGTACGCCTCGACCCGCGCTGGCATCATGCGGCCGCGCATTTCACGCGGCTCGGCTTCAGCCACATATTCGCCGGCCTCGACCATCTGCTCTTCCTGCTCTGCCTCGTCATTCCGTTCCGCAGGTGGCGGCCGCTGCTGGTCGTCGTGACCTCATTCACTGTCGCGCATTCGATCACGCTCATCGCGTCGGCCGCCGGTCTCGCGCCCGGTGCGCTCTGGTTTCCTCCGCTGATCGAGATGCTGATTGCGCTCTCGATCGTGTGGATGGCGCTGGAGAACATCGTCGGAGCGAACCTCGAGCGACGCTGGCTCTTCGCGTTCGGATTCGGTCTCGTGCACGGCTTCGGCTTCTCGTTCATGCTGCGCGATGCCCTGCAGTTCGCGGGCTCACACCTGGCAGCAGCGCTGCTCGCATTCAACGTGGGGGTGGAGCTCGGCCAGATCGCGGTGCTCGCCATCGCGGTGCCAGCGCTCACGCTGCTGTTCCGCCATGTCGTTGCGGAGCGTGTCGGCACGATCGTTCTCTCCGCCCTCGTCGCTCACAGCGGCTGGCACTGGATGACCGACCGCGGCAACGAGCTGAGGCAGTATCAGCTCAGCTGGCCGGCGCCAAATGCGGCTCTCGCGGCGACTGCGGTTCGGGCGCTCATGCTGATCCTGATAGCAGGCGCCGCGCTGTGGGCGATCGCGGGACTCGCGGCGCGGCTCAGGCAGGCGCCGCGGGAGGGAAGTGAATCGTGGCGCAACCCGGCGGCGCGGGAGACGGTGCAATGA